The Parus major isolate Abel chromosome 24, Parus_major1.1, whole genome shotgun sequence genome contains a region encoding:
- the CRYAB gene encoding alpha-crystallin B chain isoform X2: protein MQGQHGTEPLRSDPKIKMRLDKDKFYVNLDVKHFSPEELKVKVLGDMIEIHGKHEERQDEHGFIAREFSRKYRIPDDVDPLTITSSLSLDGVLTVSAPRKQSDVPERTIPITREDKPAIAGAQRK, encoded by the exons ATGCAAGGCCAGCACGGGACAGAGCCACTCAGATCAGATCCCAAAATAAAG ATGCGACTGGACAAGGACAAATTTTATGTGAACCTGGATGTGAAGCATTTCTCCCCTGAGGAGCTGAAGGTGAAGGTGCTCGGGGACATGATCGAGATCCACGGGAAGCACGAGGAGCGCCAG GACGAGCACGGCTTCATCGCCAGGGAGTTCAGCAGGAAATACCGGATCCCCGACGACGTGGACCCGCTGACCATCACGTCGTCGCTGTCGCTGGATGGGGTGCTGACCGTCAGCGCTCCCCGCAAGCAGAGCGATGTCCCCGAGCGCACCATCCCCATCACCCGCGAGGACAAACCGGCCATCGCAGGCGCCCAGAGGAAAtag
- the CRYAB gene encoding alpha-crystallin B chain isoform X1: protein MDITIHNPLIRRPFFSWLAPSRIFDQIFGEHLPESELLPVSPSFSPFLMRSPILRMPSWLETGLSEMRLDKDKFYVNLDVKHFSPEELKVKVLGDMIEIHGKHEERQDEHGFIAREFSRKYRIPDDVDPLTITSSLSLDGVLTVSAPRKQSDVPERTIPITREDKPAIAGAQRK from the exons ATGGATATCACCATCCACAACCCCCTGATCCGCAGACCTTTCTTCTCTTGGTTGGCACCGAGTCGTATCTTTGACCAGATTTTCGGGGAGCACCTGCCGGAGTCGGAGCTGCTCCCTGTTTCCCCCAGCTTCAGCCCCTTCCTGATGAGATCCCCCATCCTTCGGATGCCCAGTTGGCTAGAGACAGGACTCTCGGAG ATGCGACTGGACAAGGACAAATTTTATGTGAACCTGGATGTGAAGCATTTCTCCCCTGAGGAGCTGAAGGTGAAGGTGCTCGGGGACATGATCGAGATCCACGGGAAGCACGAGGAGCGCCAG GACGAGCACGGCTTCATCGCCAGGGAGTTCAGCAGGAAATACCGGATCCCCGACGACGTGGACCCGCTGACCATCACGTCGTCGCTGTCGCTGGATGGGGTGCTGACCGTCAGCGCTCCCCGCAAGCAGAGCGATGTCCCCGAGCGCACCATCCCCATCACCCGCGAGGACAAACCGGCCATCGCAGGCGCCCAGAGGAAAtag